A DNA window from Patagioenas fasciata isolate bPatFas1 chromosome 1, bPatFas1.hap1, whole genome shotgun sequence contains the following coding sequences:
- the ELMOD1 gene encoding ELMO domain-containing protein 1 isoform X4, translated as MKHFLRMFVQVCLYFYCKCLWRCLKFVVRKLTGRCELQRICYNTKPGAARTMKIEASLKGSKSKRLQTSVSVHPDAIEKTIDDIMELKRINPDVNPQLGVSLQACLLQIVGYRNLIAEVEKLRREPYDSENPQHEEMLLKLWKCLKPNSPLKARISKQWCEIGFQGDDPKTDFRGMGLLGLYNLVYFAEWDTEIAQQVLSDSLHPKYREVTKKELSQLSKTEWEKKKFDKAIGYSFAIVGINITDLAYNLLVSGALKTHFYNVAPEAPTLTHFQQTFCYLMHEFHKFWIEEDPLDIMEFNRVREKFHKRTLKQLQNPEMALCPHFAASESLMNM; from the exons ATGAAACACTTTCTGAG GATGTTTGTCCAGGTATGCCTGTACTTCTACTGCAAGTGCTTGTGGCGCTGCCTGAAATTTGTGGTCAGAAAACTAACAGGTCGATGTGAATTGCAAAGGATCTGTTACAATACCAAACCTGGAGCTGCCAGAACTATGAAAATAG AGGCATCACTGAAAGGTTCAAAAAGTAAG CGGCTGCAAACTTCAGTAAGCGTTCACCCTGATGCTATTGAAAAAACTATAGATGACATCATGGAGCTGAAAAGGATTAATCCAGATGTGAATCCACA GTTGGGAGTATCTCTCCAGGCATGCCTGCTGCAGATTGTGGGGTACAGAAATCTGATTGCAGAGGTTGAAAAGCTGCGCAGAGAGCCGTATGATTCAGAGAATCCGCAACACGAGGAAATGCTTTTGAAG TTGTGGAAATGCCTGAAGCCCAATTCACCGCTGAAAGCTCGGATTTCGAAGCAGTGGTGTGAAATTGGTTTCCAAGGTGATGATCCTAAAACAGACTTCAGAGGGATGGGTCTCCTGGGCTTATATAACTTGGT GTATTTTGCTGAATGGGACACTGAAATAGCTCAGCAAGTTCTCTCTGACTCTCTTCACCCTAAATACAG GGAAGTCACTAAGAAGGAActaag CCAATTGAGCAAAACCGAATGGGAGAAGAAAAAGTTTGATAAGGCAATTGG CTATTCTTTTGCTATCGTGGGCATTAACATAACAGACCTCGCGTACAACCTGCTCGTGAGTGGAGCTCTGAAGACCCATTTCTACAACGTTGCTCCAGAAGCACCAACACTAACTCACTTTCAGCAGACGTTCT gcTACTTAATGCATGAATTCCACAAATTCTGGATTGAAGAGGATCCACTGGACATAATGGAGTTCAATCGTGTCAGAGAGAAATTTCACAAGCGAACCTTAAAACAGCTCCAGAATCCAGAGATGGCTCTGTGCCCTCACTTTGCTGCATCAGAAAGTTTAATGAATATGTAG